One stretch of Poecilia reticulata strain Guanapo linkage group LG21, Guppy_female_1.0+MT, whole genome shotgun sequence DNA includes these proteins:
- the ppp4r4 gene encoding serine/threonine-protein phosphatase 4 regulatory subunit 4 isoform X3 yields the protein MFPGRMTLSPPGPPSGPPEELQELQELAFIERPIRRSLKTAEEIDQLTVDEDLNDVERAVYLLSVGQEVQRASVISNLPSLVRQNPAETFRRVVPKVREVLNGAGAEIQLAAATSFLTILQDDIILIHTHTYSILKTVLLHLNHRDTVVSSAWLETLLSAINALPKETIKQEVLNPLLYQSQLSHSLQARLAACRILGKASCKFDSLIVKKELLPLARSLSRDTESEVRVCMCRQLESMARAIGVEDTRTELLPELLELAGDEESSVRLAAFDSIISLMEMMDGDDRLHLLVPLVMSACDASSQVDEGVMVSLSFQFGKLCSGLAGSLSEEQKTFLLQKFQVLCITGLPTEENQMDVGESTLIRCNCCYNLPAMVAFVDPAHFLCDIHPSFSGLCSDPEVSVRRSVAASFHQVVKLLESNVHVVHKELLLLLQDSALEVLDALMNHLDETLELVLSRGDNLILDNKLPELLSALLSAEQKVGSSLRWRLHEKLLHRYSCLSRLLPGELLHQTFSARIFIILTTNKVLPVQKEAARTFCTFLRYNRKQEQRQEMMERLIQDLAQGRSYWNRLRFLDVCEIATEIFSRKYFNKHFLIPALELVHDPVANVRYKLCQLLPRLRSSLRLPADKLLLQKLDFCVQKFLCREKDKDVVAMIRKFHKRHDWDLLDQKKEKEEMLLLEMEQLERQQSDGKLNSDKHMERKRRDSKTSLSSAKSMSVSSSTGSSSSGKETRKAKLSRSRSLSSQPTSSKPVNSDRPLKVKDLSGSSGLGKSTRDDSVTTAHFTLTTQSTSSMPVLIRSKTTSLLDQASLLEQREHRKSTLDHRTGNRDQRNHMMEHRTSSLEEREHRTSTLDHRDHRTSTLGQRSKTMERGSGMKDSQSRKLSMNRKSNSLQSE from the exons ATGTTCCCCGGCAGGATGACTCTCAGCCCGCCCGGACCGCCCAGCGGGCCGccggaggagctgcaggagctgcaggagctggCCTTCATCGAGCGGCCGATCCGCAGGAGCCTGAAG ACAGCGGAGGAGATCGATCAGCTGACTGTGGATGAAGACCTGAATGATGTGGAGAGAGCCGTTTACCTACTCAG CGTGGGTCAGGAGGTCCAGAGAGCCAGCGTCATCAGCAACCTGCCGAGTCTTGTCCGCCAGAACCCAGCTGAGACTTTCCGTCGAGTTGTACCAAAAGTTCGG GAGGTCTTGAATGGAGCCGGTGCTGAAATCCAGCTGGCAGCAGCGACTTCGTTTTTAACCATCCTGCAGGACGACATCATCCTGattcacactcacacctacTCCATCCTGAAGACGGTGCTGCTCCACCTGAACCACCGGGACACAG TGGTGAGCAGCGCCTGGTTGGAGACTCTGCTGTCGGCCATCAACGCTCTGCCCAAAGAGACCATCAAACAGGAG GTGCTGAATCCTCTGCTGTACCAGAGTCAGCTGTCTCACTCCCTTCAGGCTCGCCTGGCCGCCTGTCGCATTCTAGGAAAGGCTTCCTGCAAGTTTGACTCTCTCAT AGTGAAGAAGGAGCTGCTGCCTTTGGCCCGTTCTCTGAGCCGGGACACGGAGTCCGAGGTCCGAGTCTGCATGTGCCGTCAGCTGGAGAGCATGGCCAGAGCCATCGG GGTGGAAGACACCAGAACCGAGCTCCTTCCTGAGCTGCTGGAGCTCGCTGGCGACGAGGAGAGCAGCGTTCGCCTGGCCGCCTTCGACAGCATCATCAGCCTGATGGAGATGATGGACGGAG ATGACCGACTTCACCTGCTGGTCCCTCTAGTGATGTCAGCGTGTGACGCTTCATCACAGGTGGATGAAGGCGTCATGGTGTCGCTGTCGTTCCAGTTTGGGAAGCTCTGCAGTGGACTGGCAG GTTCACTGTCAGAAGAGCAGAAGACGTTCCTGCTGCAGAAGTTTCAGGTTCTGTGTATTACCGGACTGCCGACTGAGGAAAACCAGATGGATGTTGGCGAGTCCACTCTGATCCGCTGTAACTGCTGCTACAACCTACCG gCCATGGTGGCATTCGTAGACCCCGCCCACTTCCTGTGCGACATCCATCCGTCTTTTTCGGGTCTTTGCAGCGACCCAGAGGTCAGCGTTCGCCGAAGTGTAGCAGCCAGCTTCCACCAG GTGGTGAAGCTGCTCGAGTCTAATGTCCATGTAGTCCACAAGGAGCTCCTGTTGCTGCTCCAAGACAGTGCCCTGGAG GTTCTGGATGCGCTGATGAACCACCTAGATGAAACTCTGGAGCTGGTTCTCTCTAGAGGAGACAATCTAATCCTGGACAACAAG CTGCCAGAGCTGTTGTCGGCGCTGCTGTCGGCCGAACAGAAAGTTGGATCTTCTCTGCGTTGGCGGCTGCATGAGAAGCTGCTGCATCGCTACAGCTGCCTGTCCAGACTGCTGCCCGGAGAGCTGCTGCACCAAACCTTCTCTGCTCGGATCTTCATCATCCTCACCACCAAC AAAGTGCTCCCGGTACAGAAAGAGGCGGCTCGGACCTTCTGCACGTTCCTGCGCTACAACCGTAAGCAGGAGCAGCGTCAGGAAATGATGGAGCGGCTGATCCAAG ATCTTGCTCAAGGCCGCAGCTACTGGAACCGCCTGAGGTTCCTGGATGTTTGTGAAATCGCCACAGAGATTTTCTCCAGAAAATACTTCAACAAACATTTCCTGATCCCAGCGCTGGAACTCGTCCACGACCCGGTCGCCAACGTCAG GTATAAGCTCTGTCAGCTGTTGCCACGGTTACGGTCGTCCCTCCGCCTGCCAGCtgacaagctgctgctgcagaaactgGATTTCTGCGTCCAGAAGTTTCTCTGTCgagagaaagacaaagatgTTGTGGCCATGATCCGCAAG TTTCATAAGAGACACGACTGGGACCTGCTGGAccagaagaaggagaaggaggagatgctgctgctggagatg GAGCAGCTGGAGCGGCAGCAGAGCGATGGGAAGCTGAACTCTGACAAACACATGGAGAGAAAAC GAAGAGACAGCAAGACCAGTCTGTCCTCCGCAAAGTCCATGTCTGTGTCCTCTTCAACAGGAAGCTCGTCCTCTG GTAAAGAGACGAGGAAGGCCAAACTGTCTCGGAGTCGGTCCCTCAGCAGCCAGCCGACTTCGTCCAAACCCGTCAACTCGGACAGACCTCT GAAGGTCAAAGATCTCAGCGGTTCTTCGGGTCTTGGAAAGTCCACCAGAG ATGACTCGGTGACGACCGCCCACTTCACCTTGACAACCCAGTCCACCTCTTCCATGCCGGTTCTGATCCGAAGCAAAACGACCAGCCTCCTGGACCAGGCCAGCCTGCTGGAGCAGAGAGAGCACAGAAAAAGCACCCTGGACCACAGGACCGGAAACCGAGACCAGCGGAACCACATGATGGAGCACAGAACCAGTTCCCTGGAGGAGAGAGAGCACAGAACCAGCACCCTGGACCATCGGGACCACAGAACCAGCACTTTGGGTCAGCGCAGCAAGACAATGGAGCGTGGGAGCGGCATGAAGGACAGTCAGTCCAGGAAGCTCTCCAT GAACAGGAAGTCCAACTCTCTCCAGTCAGAATGA
- the ppp4r4 gene encoding serine/threonine-protein phosphatase 4 regulatory subunit 4 isoform X5, with product MFPGRMTLSPPGPPSGPPEELQELQELAFIERPIRRSLKTAEEIDQLTVDEDLNDVERAVYLLSVGQEVQRASVISNLPSLVRQNPAETFRRVVPKVREVLNGAGAEIQLAAATSFLTILQDDIILIHTHTYSILKTVLLHLNHRDTVVSSAWLETLLSAINALPKETIKQEVLNPLLYQSQLSHSLQARLAACRILGKASCKFDSLIVKKELLPLARSLSRDTESEVRVCMCRQLESMARAIGVEDTRTELLPELLELAGDEESSVRLAAFDSIISLMEMMDGDDRLHLLVPLVMSACDASSQVDEGVMVSLSFQFGKLCSGLAGSLSEEQKTFLLQKFQVLCITGLPTEENQMDVGESTLIRCNCCYNLPAMVAFVDPAHFLCDIHPSFSGLCSDPEVSVRRSVAASFHQVVKLLESNVHVVHKELLLLLQDSALEVLDALMNHLDETLELVLSRGDNLILDNKLPELLSALLSAEQKVGSSLRWRLHEKLLHRYSCLSRLLPGELLHQTFSARIFIILTTNKVLPVQKEAARTFCTFLRYNRKQEQRQEMMERLIQDLAQGRSYWNRLRFLDVCEIATEIFSRKYFNKHFLIPALELVHDPVANVRYKLCQLLPRLRSSLRLPADKLLLQKLDFCVQKFLCREKDKDVVAMIRKTVLELDKLDLSEPFHKRHDWDLLDQKKEKEEMLLLEMEQLERQQSDGKLNSDKHMERKRRDSKTSLSSAKSMSVSSSTGSSSSGKVMMMMMMMMMMMMRLLCV from the exons ATGTTCCCCGGCAGGATGACTCTCAGCCCGCCCGGACCGCCCAGCGGGCCGccggaggagctgcaggagctgcaggagctggCCTTCATCGAGCGGCCGATCCGCAGGAGCCTGAAG ACAGCGGAGGAGATCGATCAGCTGACTGTGGATGAAGACCTGAATGATGTGGAGAGAGCCGTTTACCTACTCAG CGTGGGTCAGGAGGTCCAGAGAGCCAGCGTCATCAGCAACCTGCCGAGTCTTGTCCGCCAGAACCCAGCTGAGACTTTCCGTCGAGTTGTACCAAAAGTTCGG GAGGTCTTGAATGGAGCCGGTGCTGAAATCCAGCTGGCAGCAGCGACTTCGTTTTTAACCATCCTGCAGGACGACATCATCCTGattcacactcacacctacTCCATCCTGAAGACGGTGCTGCTCCACCTGAACCACCGGGACACAG TGGTGAGCAGCGCCTGGTTGGAGACTCTGCTGTCGGCCATCAACGCTCTGCCCAAAGAGACCATCAAACAGGAG GTGCTGAATCCTCTGCTGTACCAGAGTCAGCTGTCTCACTCCCTTCAGGCTCGCCTGGCCGCCTGTCGCATTCTAGGAAAGGCTTCCTGCAAGTTTGACTCTCTCAT AGTGAAGAAGGAGCTGCTGCCTTTGGCCCGTTCTCTGAGCCGGGACACGGAGTCCGAGGTCCGAGTCTGCATGTGCCGTCAGCTGGAGAGCATGGCCAGAGCCATCGG GGTGGAAGACACCAGAACCGAGCTCCTTCCTGAGCTGCTGGAGCTCGCTGGCGACGAGGAGAGCAGCGTTCGCCTGGCCGCCTTCGACAGCATCATCAGCCTGATGGAGATGATGGACGGAG ATGACCGACTTCACCTGCTGGTCCCTCTAGTGATGTCAGCGTGTGACGCTTCATCACAGGTGGATGAAGGCGTCATGGTGTCGCTGTCGTTCCAGTTTGGGAAGCTCTGCAGTGGACTGGCAG GTTCACTGTCAGAAGAGCAGAAGACGTTCCTGCTGCAGAAGTTTCAGGTTCTGTGTATTACCGGACTGCCGACTGAGGAAAACCAGATGGATGTTGGCGAGTCCACTCTGATCCGCTGTAACTGCTGCTACAACCTACCG gCCATGGTGGCATTCGTAGACCCCGCCCACTTCCTGTGCGACATCCATCCGTCTTTTTCGGGTCTTTGCAGCGACCCAGAGGTCAGCGTTCGCCGAAGTGTAGCAGCCAGCTTCCACCAG GTGGTGAAGCTGCTCGAGTCTAATGTCCATGTAGTCCACAAGGAGCTCCTGTTGCTGCTCCAAGACAGTGCCCTGGAG GTTCTGGATGCGCTGATGAACCACCTAGATGAAACTCTGGAGCTGGTTCTCTCTAGAGGAGACAATCTAATCCTGGACAACAAG CTGCCAGAGCTGTTGTCGGCGCTGCTGTCGGCCGAACAGAAAGTTGGATCTTCTCTGCGTTGGCGGCTGCATGAGAAGCTGCTGCATCGCTACAGCTGCCTGTCCAGACTGCTGCCCGGAGAGCTGCTGCACCAAACCTTCTCTGCTCGGATCTTCATCATCCTCACCACCAAC AAAGTGCTCCCGGTACAGAAAGAGGCGGCTCGGACCTTCTGCACGTTCCTGCGCTACAACCGTAAGCAGGAGCAGCGTCAGGAAATGATGGAGCGGCTGATCCAAG ATCTTGCTCAAGGCCGCAGCTACTGGAACCGCCTGAGGTTCCTGGATGTTTGTGAAATCGCCACAGAGATTTTCTCCAGAAAATACTTCAACAAACATTTCCTGATCCCAGCGCTGGAACTCGTCCACGACCCGGTCGCCAACGTCAG GTATAAGCTCTGTCAGCTGTTGCCACGGTTACGGTCGTCCCTCCGCCTGCCAGCtgacaagctgctgctgcagaaactgGATTTCTGCGTCCAGAAGTTTCTCTGTCgagagaaagacaaagatgTTGTGGCCATGATCCGCAAG ACAGTGTTGGAACTGGACAAACTGGACCTGTCTGAGCCT TTTCATAAGAGACACGACTGGGACCTGCTGGAccagaagaaggagaaggaggagatgctgctgctggagatg GAGCAGCTGGAGCGGCAGCAGAGCGATGGGAAGCTGAACTCTGACAAACACATGGAGAGAAAAC GAAGAGACAGCAAGACCAGTCTGTCCTCCGCAAAGTCCATGTCTGTGTCCTCTTCAACAGGAAGCTCGTCCTCTGGTAAggtcatgatgatgatgatgatg atgatgatgatgatgatgcgtCTCCTCTGTGTCTAG
- the ppp4r4 gene encoding serine/threonine-protein phosphatase 4 regulatory subunit 4 isoform X4, with the protein MFPGRMTLSPPGPPSGPPEELQELQELAFIERPIRRSLKTAEEIDQLTVDEDLNDVERAVYLLSVGQEVQRASVISNLPSLVRQNPAETFRRVVPKVREVLNGAGAEIQLAAATSFLTILQDDIILIHTHTYSILKTVLLHLNHRDTVVSSAWLETLLSAINALPKETIKQEVLNPLLYQSQLSHSLQARLAACRILGKASCKFDSLIVKKELLPLARSLSRDTESEVRVCMCRQLESMARAIGVEDTRTELLPELLELAGDEESSVRLAAFDSIISLMEMMDGDDRLHLLVPLVMSACDASSQVDEGVMVSLSFQFGKLCSGLAGSLSEEQKTFLLQKFQVLCITGLPTEENQMDVGESTLIRCNCCYNLPAMVAFVDPAHFLCDIHPSFSGLCSDPEVSVRRSVAASFHQVVKLLESNVHVVHKELLLLLQDSALEVLDALMNHLDETLELVLSRGDNLILDNKLPELLSALLSAEQKVGSSLRWRLHEKLLHRYSCLSRLLPGELLHQTFSARIFIILTTNKVLPVQKEAARTFCTFLRYNRKQEQRQEMMERLIQDLAQGRSYWNRLRFLDVCEIATEIFSRKYFNKHFLIPALELVHDPVANVRYKLCQLLPRLRSSLRLPADKLLLQKLDFCVQKFLCREKDKDVVAMIRKFHKRHDWDLLDQKKEKEEMLLLEMLERQQSDGKLNSDKHMERKRRDSKTSLSSAKSMSVSSSTGSSSSGKETRKAKLSRSRSLSSQPTSSKPVNSDRPLKVKDLSGSSGLGKSTRDDSVTTAHFTLTTQSTSSMPVLIRSKTTSLLDQASLLEQREHRKSTLDHRTGNRDQRNHMMEHRTSSLEEREHRTSTLDHRDHRTSTLGQRSKTMERGSGMKDSQSRKLSMNRKSNSLQSE; encoded by the exons ATGTTCCCCGGCAGGATGACTCTCAGCCCGCCCGGACCGCCCAGCGGGCCGccggaggagctgcaggagctgcaggagctggCCTTCATCGAGCGGCCGATCCGCAGGAGCCTGAAG ACAGCGGAGGAGATCGATCAGCTGACTGTGGATGAAGACCTGAATGATGTGGAGAGAGCCGTTTACCTACTCAG CGTGGGTCAGGAGGTCCAGAGAGCCAGCGTCATCAGCAACCTGCCGAGTCTTGTCCGCCAGAACCCAGCTGAGACTTTCCGTCGAGTTGTACCAAAAGTTCGG GAGGTCTTGAATGGAGCCGGTGCTGAAATCCAGCTGGCAGCAGCGACTTCGTTTTTAACCATCCTGCAGGACGACATCATCCTGattcacactcacacctacTCCATCCTGAAGACGGTGCTGCTCCACCTGAACCACCGGGACACAG TGGTGAGCAGCGCCTGGTTGGAGACTCTGCTGTCGGCCATCAACGCTCTGCCCAAAGAGACCATCAAACAGGAG GTGCTGAATCCTCTGCTGTACCAGAGTCAGCTGTCTCACTCCCTTCAGGCTCGCCTGGCCGCCTGTCGCATTCTAGGAAAGGCTTCCTGCAAGTTTGACTCTCTCAT AGTGAAGAAGGAGCTGCTGCCTTTGGCCCGTTCTCTGAGCCGGGACACGGAGTCCGAGGTCCGAGTCTGCATGTGCCGTCAGCTGGAGAGCATGGCCAGAGCCATCGG GGTGGAAGACACCAGAACCGAGCTCCTTCCTGAGCTGCTGGAGCTCGCTGGCGACGAGGAGAGCAGCGTTCGCCTGGCCGCCTTCGACAGCATCATCAGCCTGATGGAGATGATGGACGGAG ATGACCGACTTCACCTGCTGGTCCCTCTAGTGATGTCAGCGTGTGACGCTTCATCACAGGTGGATGAAGGCGTCATGGTGTCGCTGTCGTTCCAGTTTGGGAAGCTCTGCAGTGGACTGGCAG GTTCACTGTCAGAAGAGCAGAAGACGTTCCTGCTGCAGAAGTTTCAGGTTCTGTGTATTACCGGACTGCCGACTGAGGAAAACCAGATGGATGTTGGCGAGTCCACTCTGATCCGCTGTAACTGCTGCTACAACCTACCG gCCATGGTGGCATTCGTAGACCCCGCCCACTTCCTGTGCGACATCCATCCGTCTTTTTCGGGTCTTTGCAGCGACCCAGAGGTCAGCGTTCGCCGAAGTGTAGCAGCCAGCTTCCACCAG GTGGTGAAGCTGCTCGAGTCTAATGTCCATGTAGTCCACAAGGAGCTCCTGTTGCTGCTCCAAGACAGTGCCCTGGAG GTTCTGGATGCGCTGATGAACCACCTAGATGAAACTCTGGAGCTGGTTCTCTCTAGAGGAGACAATCTAATCCTGGACAACAAG CTGCCAGAGCTGTTGTCGGCGCTGCTGTCGGCCGAACAGAAAGTTGGATCTTCTCTGCGTTGGCGGCTGCATGAGAAGCTGCTGCATCGCTACAGCTGCCTGTCCAGACTGCTGCCCGGAGAGCTGCTGCACCAAACCTTCTCTGCTCGGATCTTCATCATCCTCACCACCAAC AAAGTGCTCCCGGTACAGAAAGAGGCGGCTCGGACCTTCTGCACGTTCCTGCGCTACAACCGTAAGCAGGAGCAGCGTCAGGAAATGATGGAGCGGCTGATCCAAG ATCTTGCTCAAGGCCGCAGCTACTGGAACCGCCTGAGGTTCCTGGATGTTTGTGAAATCGCCACAGAGATTTTCTCCAGAAAATACTTCAACAAACATTTCCTGATCCCAGCGCTGGAACTCGTCCACGACCCGGTCGCCAACGTCAG GTATAAGCTCTGTCAGCTGTTGCCACGGTTACGGTCGTCCCTCCGCCTGCCAGCtgacaagctgctgctgcagaaactgGATTTCTGCGTCCAGAAGTTTCTCTGTCgagagaaagacaaagatgTTGTGGCCATGATCCGCAAG TTTCATAAGAGACACGACTGGGACCTGCTGGAccagaagaaggagaaggaggagatgctgctgctggagatg CTGGAGCGGCAGCAGAGCGATGGGAAGCTGAACTCTGACAAACACATGGAGAGAAAAC GAAGAGACAGCAAGACCAGTCTGTCCTCCGCAAAGTCCATGTCTGTGTCCTCTTCAACAGGAAGCTCGTCCTCTG GTAAAGAGACGAGGAAGGCCAAACTGTCTCGGAGTCGGTCCCTCAGCAGCCAGCCGACTTCGTCCAAACCCGTCAACTCGGACAGACCTCT GAAGGTCAAAGATCTCAGCGGTTCTTCGGGTCTTGGAAAGTCCACCAGAG ATGACTCGGTGACGACCGCCCACTTCACCTTGACAACCCAGTCCACCTCTTCCATGCCGGTTCTGATCCGAAGCAAAACGACCAGCCTCCTGGACCAGGCCAGCCTGCTGGAGCAGAGAGAGCACAGAAAAAGCACCCTGGACCACAGGACCGGAAACCGAGACCAGCGGAACCACATGATGGAGCACAGAACCAGTTCCCTGGAGGAGAGAGAGCACAGAACCAGCACCCTGGACCATCGGGACCACAGAACCAGCACTTTGGGTCAGCGCAGCAAGACAATGGAGCGTGGGAGCGGCATGAAGGACAGTCAGTCCAGGAAGCTCTCCAT GAACAGGAAGTCCAACTCTCTCCAGTCAGAATGA
- the ppp4r4 gene encoding serine/threonine-protein phosphatase 4 regulatory subunit 4 isoform X1: MFPGRMTLSPPGPPSGPPEELQELQELAFIERPIRRSLKTAEEIDQLTVDEDLNDVERAVYLLSVGQEVQRASVISNLPSLVRQNPAETFRRVVPKVREVLNGAGAEIQLAAATSFLTILQDDIILIHTHTYSILKTVLLHLNHRDTVVSSAWLETLLSAINALPKETIKQEVLNPLLYQSQLSHSLQARLAACRILGKASCKFDSLIVKKELLPLARSLSRDTESEVRVCMCRQLESMARAIGVEDTRTELLPELLELAGDEESSVRLAAFDSIISLMEMMDGDDRLHLLVPLVMSACDASSQVDEGVMVSLSFQFGKLCSGLAGSLSEEQKTFLLQKFQVLCITGLPTEENQMDVGESTLIRCNCCYNLPAMVAFVDPAHFLCDIHPSFSGLCSDPEVSVRRSVAASFHQVVKLLESNVHVVHKELLLLLQDSALEVLDALMNHLDETLELVLSRGDNLILDNKLPELLSALLSAEQKVGSSLRWRLHEKLLHRYSCLSRLLPGELLHQTFSARIFIILTTNKVLPVQKEAARTFCTFLRYNRKQEQRQEMMERLIQDLAQGRSYWNRLRFLDVCEIATEIFSRKYFNKHFLIPALELVHDPVANVRYKLCQLLPRLRSSLRLPADKLLLQKLDFCVQKFLCREKDKDVVAMIRKTVLELDKLDLSEPFHKRHDWDLLDQKKEKEEMLLLEMEQLERQQSDGKLNSDKHMERKRRDSKTSLSSAKSMSVSSSTGSSSSGKETRKAKLSRSRSLSSQPTSSKPVNSDRPLKVKDLSGSSGLGKSTRDDSVTTAHFTLTTQSTSSMPVLIRSKTTSLLDQASLLEQREHRKSTLDHRTGNRDQRNHMMEHRTSSLEEREHRTSTLDHRDHRTSTLGQRSKTMERGSGMKDSQSRKLSMNRKSNSLQSE; encoded by the exons ATGTTCCCCGGCAGGATGACTCTCAGCCCGCCCGGACCGCCCAGCGGGCCGccggaggagctgcaggagctgcaggagctggCCTTCATCGAGCGGCCGATCCGCAGGAGCCTGAAG ACAGCGGAGGAGATCGATCAGCTGACTGTGGATGAAGACCTGAATGATGTGGAGAGAGCCGTTTACCTACTCAG CGTGGGTCAGGAGGTCCAGAGAGCCAGCGTCATCAGCAACCTGCCGAGTCTTGTCCGCCAGAACCCAGCTGAGACTTTCCGTCGAGTTGTACCAAAAGTTCGG GAGGTCTTGAATGGAGCCGGTGCTGAAATCCAGCTGGCAGCAGCGACTTCGTTTTTAACCATCCTGCAGGACGACATCATCCTGattcacactcacacctacTCCATCCTGAAGACGGTGCTGCTCCACCTGAACCACCGGGACACAG TGGTGAGCAGCGCCTGGTTGGAGACTCTGCTGTCGGCCATCAACGCTCTGCCCAAAGAGACCATCAAACAGGAG GTGCTGAATCCTCTGCTGTACCAGAGTCAGCTGTCTCACTCCCTTCAGGCTCGCCTGGCCGCCTGTCGCATTCTAGGAAAGGCTTCCTGCAAGTTTGACTCTCTCAT AGTGAAGAAGGAGCTGCTGCCTTTGGCCCGTTCTCTGAGCCGGGACACGGAGTCCGAGGTCCGAGTCTGCATGTGCCGTCAGCTGGAGAGCATGGCCAGAGCCATCGG GGTGGAAGACACCAGAACCGAGCTCCTTCCTGAGCTGCTGGAGCTCGCTGGCGACGAGGAGAGCAGCGTTCGCCTGGCCGCCTTCGACAGCATCATCAGCCTGATGGAGATGATGGACGGAG ATGACCGACTTCACCTGCTGGTCCCTCTAGTGATGTCAGCGTGTGACGCTTCATCACAGGTGGATGAAGGCGTCATGGTGTCGCTGTCGTTCCAGTTTGGGAAGCTCTGCAGTGGACTGGCAG GTTCACTGTCAGAAGAGCAGAAGACGTTCCTGCTGCAGAAGTTTCAGGTTCTGTGTATTACCGGACTGCCGACTGAGGAAAACCAGATGGATGTTGGCGAGTCCACTCTGATCCGCTGTAACTGCTGCTACAACCTACCG gCCATGGTGGCATTCGTAGACCCCGCCCACTTCCTGTGCGACATCCATCCGTCTTTTTCGGGTCTTTGCAGCGACCCAGAGGTCAGCGTTCGCCGAAGTGTAGCAGCCAGCTTCCACCAG GTGGTGAAGCTGCTCGAGTCTAATGTCCATGTAGTCCACAAGGAGCTCCTGTTGCTGCTCCAAGACAGTGCCCTGGAG GTTCTGGATGCGCTGATGAACCACCTAGATGAAACTCTGGAGCTGGTTCTCTCTAGAGGAGACAATCTAATCCTGGACAACAAG CTGCCAGAGCTGTTGTCGGCGCTGCTGTCGGCCGAACAGAAAGTTGGATCTTCTCTGCGTTGGCGGCTGCATGAGAAGCTGCTGCATCGCTACAGCTGCCTGTCCAGACTGCTGCCCGGAGAGCTGCTGCACCAAACCTTCTCTGCTCGGATCTTCATCATCCTCACCACCAAC AAAGTGCTCCCGGTACAGAAAGAGGCGGCTCGGACCTTCTGCACGTTCCTGCGCTACAACCGTAAGCAGGAGCAGCGTCAGGAAATGATGGAGCGGCTGATCCAAG ATCTTGCTCAAGGCCGCAGCTACTGGAACCGCCTGAGGTTCCTGGATGTTTGTGAAATCGCCACAGAGATTTTCTCCAGAAAATACTTCAACAAACATTTCCTGATCCCAGCGCTGGAACTCGTCCACGACCCGGTCGCCAACGTCAG GTATAAGCTCTGTCAGCTGTTGCCACGGTTACGGTCGTCCCTCCGCCTGCCAGCtgacaagctgctgctgcagaaactgGATTTCTGCGTCCAGAAGTTTCTCTGTCgagagaaagacaaagatgTTGTGGCCATGATCCGCAAG ACAGTGTTGGAACTGGACAAACTGGACCTGTCTGAGCCT TTTCATAAGAGACACGACTGGGACCTGCTGGAccagaagaaggagaaggaggagatgctgctgctggagatg GAGCAGCTGGAGCGGCAGCAGAGCGATGGGAAGCTGAACTCTGACAAACACATGGAGAGAAAAC GAAGAGACAGCAAGACCAGTCTGTCCTCCGCAAAGTCCATGTCTGTGTCCTCTTCAACAGGAAGCTCGTCCTCTG GTAAAGAGACGAGGAAGGCCAAACTGTCTCGGAGTCGGTCCCTCAGCAGCCAGCCGACTTCGTCCAAACCCGTCAACTCGGACAGACCTCT GAAGGTCAAAGATCTCAGCGGTTCTTCGGGTCTTGGAAAGTCCACCAGAG ATGACTCGGTGACGACCGCCCACTTCACCTTGACAACCCAGTCCACCTCTTCCATGCCGGTTCTGATCCGAAGCAAAACGACCAGCCTCCTGGACCAGGCCAGCCTGCTGGAGCAGAGAGAGCACAGAAAAAGCACCCTGGACCACAGGACCGGAAACCGAGACCAGCGGAACCACATGATGGAGCACAGAACCAGTTCCCTGGAGGAGAGAGAGCACAGAACCAGCACCCTGGACCATCGGGACCACAGAACCAGCACTTTGGGTCAGCGCAGCAAGACAATGGAGCGTGGGAGCGGCATGAAGGACAGTCAGTCCAGGAAGCTCTCCAT GAACAGGAAGTCCAACTCTCTCCAGTCAGAATGA